The genomic interval AATAAACACAGACCAGGGCCAGCAGGAAAAGAACGGCCCGTTCCTTCGGACGGGGCCTCGAGACCTCGGCCCAAAAGAGTCCCGTCAGGGCCAGGGCCTGGAGACCGTACAGGGACCATCCGAACCACGGCGCGTGCGGGGCCCAGGCGTAAAGCCGCTCGAAGAAGATCCCCAGGAGCGCGTTGGAACCTTCGAAGAGGTCCGAGTGGACGCCCCCACTGCCGAAACCCTTGGCCATCAACACCTTGAGGATGTCGTCGTTGACCAGGTAGTAGGGCCGGAAGAGGACCCACTGAAGCACGAACCACGGGAGCAGGGCCAGGGCGGCGGCGAGGGCCTTGGAACGGGGCGGGGAAAAAAGGGGGGAAAAGCGCATCGGTTTTAGGGTATAACAAAGTCCCTCGGAAGGCCTATCCAATTCTTCCGGGAAGGAACATCCCATGTTCGACATGATCCGCCAGGCGCAGGTCCTCAAGGAAAAGATGGCCCAGTTCCAGAAGGAATTGGAGGCCCAGAGCTTCACCGGCACCGCCGGGGACGGCGCCGTGACCGTCACGGTGAACGGCAAGCATGAGGTCCGGTCGGTCATGATCGACCCCAGGACCGCCGCCTCGGGTGACGGGGCCATGATCGCCGACTTGGTCAAGACCGCCCTCAACGACGCCGGGAGCCAGGTGAACAAGAAACTGAAGGAAGAGGTCGGCAAAATGACCGGCGGCCTCATCCCCCCGGGCCTCCTTTAAGGGTCCCCCTTGCCCGAATATCCCCCCTCCCTCGAACGGTTGCTCCACGAACTGACCAAACTGCCCGGTATCGGCCCCCGGACCGCCCAGCGGCTGGCCTTCCACCTGCTCAAGCAACCCACCGACCTGTCCCGCGCCCTCGCCTCCGCCCTGGTGGACGCCCGCACCCGCCTTCACCCCTGCCAGGACTGCTTCAACCTGACCGAGGAGACCCTTTGCCACATCTGCCGCATGACGACCCGGGACAAGACCTCCCTGCTCGTGGTGGAGGACCCCAGCGACGTGGTGGCCTTCGAGCGCACCCATGAATACCACGGCCATTACCATGTCTTGGGCGGGACCCTCTCGCCCCTGGAGGGCCGCGGGCCCCAGGACCTGACCTTGGACGCCCTGGTGGCGCGGATCAAGAAGAGCGGTTTCTTCAAGGAAGTGATCGTGGCCACCGACCCCACGGTGGAAGGCGACTCGACGGCCCTCTATATCCAGCAGCTCTTGAAAAGCCTTCCCGTGAAGGTCACCCGCCTGGCCCGGGGGCTCCCCTCCGGCGGCGATGTGGAATATGCGGACGAGA from bacterium carries:
- a CDS encoding YbaB/EbfC family nucleoid-associated protein, with amino-acid sequence MFDMIRQAQVLKEKMAQFQKELEAQSFTGTAGDGAVTVTVNGKHEVRSVMIDPRTAASGDGAMIADLVKTALNDAGSQVNKKLKEEVGKMTGGLIPPGLL
- the recR gene encoding recombination mediator RecR, with product MPEYPPSLERLLHELTKLPGIGPRTAQRLAFHLLKQPTDLSRALASALVDARTRLHPCQDCFNLTEETLCHICRMTTRDKTSLLVVEDPSDVVAFERTHEYHGHYHVLGGTLSPLEGRGPQDLTLDALVARIKKSGFFKEVIVATDPTVEGDSTALYIQQLLKSLPVKVTRLARGLPSGGDVEYADETTLLKALEGRREI